In Alphaproteobacteria bacterium, one genomic interval encodes:
- a CDS encoding alpha/beta fold hydrolase, with protein MGTTIDCEFTIEGSGPPLLLIHGIGAARDAWRFMVPALSEHFTVVTYDLRGHGTSPLPVGEFGLDELVDDLERVRERAGIERAHIAGHSLGGMIGPAYARRYPRRVLSLALLSTAAGRSEEDSARVRAVVRAMEEDGIAPTLDTLVDRWFTDDFIDRKADIVARRLKQVLATDAAVFMNVFRIYAGTEMAPWLHEIEARSLVLTGELDGGCNPRLNRFIADRLPDAELVILSNLKHAILLEAPGDVTSHLVRFIGA; from the coding sequence ATGGGCACCACGATCGACTGTGAGTTCACAATCGAGGGCAGCGGTCCGCCGTTGCTGTTGATCCACGGCATCGGCGCCGCCCGGGACGCGTGGCGGTTTATGGTCCCCGCCCTCAGCGAGCACTTCACCGTGGTGACCTACGATCTCCGCGGCCACGGCACGTCGCCCTTGCCGGTGGGCGAATTCGGCCTCGACGAGTTGGTCGACGACCTCGAAAGAGTGCGCGAACGCGCCGGGATCGAACGCGCCCATATTGCCGGCCATTCGCTCGGCGGCATGATCGGCCCGGCCTACGCACGACGATATCCGCGACGCGTTCTCTCGCTCGCCCTGCTTTCGACCGCGGCCGGGCGTAGCGAAGAGGATAGCGCCCGGGTCCGGGCCGTGGTGCGCGCGATGGAGGAGGACGGCATTGCGCCGACCCTCGATACGCTCGTCGACCGATGGTTCACGGACGATTTCATCGACCGCAAGGCCGACATCGTGGCGCGCCGGCTGAAGCAGGTCCTGGCGACCGATGCCGCGGTCTTCATGAACGTATTTAGGATTTACGCGGGAACGGAGATGGCGCCCTGGCTTCATGAGATCGAGGCGCGATCGCTCGTCTTGACCGGGGAACTGGACGGCGGCTGCAACCCACGCCTCAATAGATTCATCGCCGACCGATTGCCTGACGCCGAGCTGGTCATCCTGTCAAATCTCAAGCATGCGATCCTGCTCGAAGCGCCGGGCGATGTGACCTCGCATCTCGTTCGCTTCATTGGCGCTTAG
- a CDS encoding LLM class flavin-dependent oxidoreductase, producing the protein MDFSIQLSAYYPDKSYGGDRLYRDMLDQAVLADRLGYDAVSLTEHHLINILLMPAPLQFAVKIAGATKRIKIMTSVVVLPLHDMRILAGEVIAADIFTDGRLMLGVGRGAFGFEMGRLGVPLDTTRAKFDESLDVLTALLHEEEVSWDGDFYKFDPLTIMPRPVRPGGPPIMMAVMAPAGIYHCAKRGFHIQTTPLAGDNQHMLDQVDAFRRGKAELDGAGRDLTLSLSRVAFVVNDESERKAKIQAAYDYYSRFDNVFTGPGIVKHGMIAPLPRKQTVEELAASLLICTPTEMVDKLGRYAEAGIDRVILNVNFGASQAETQDCIQCFAEQVMPHFVDRARTAPIFAAAE; encoded by the coding sequence ATGGATTTCAGTATTCAGCTCTCGGCCTATTACCCCGACAAGTCCTATGGCGGCGATCGGCTCTATCGGGACATGCTGGATCAGGCGGTGCTGGCCGACCGGCTCGGCTACGACGCCGTGTCGCTTACTGAGCACCATCTCATCAATATCCTGCTGATGCCGGCGCCACTCCAGTTCGCCGTCAAGATCGCCGGTGCGACCAAACGCATAAAGATCATGACCTCGGTCGTGGTCTTGCCGCTACACGACATGCGAATCCTCGCCGGCGAGGTGATCGCGGCGGATATCTTCACCGATGGCCGCTTGATGCTGGGAGTCGGCCGCGGCGCCTTCGGATTCGAGATGGGCCGGCTCGGGGTCCCGCTCGACACCACCCGGGCGAAGTTCGACGAATCGCTCGACGTCCTGACCGCGCTGCTGCACGAGGAAGAGGTGTCCTGGGACGGCGATTTCTACAAATTCGATCCGTTGACAATCATGCCGCGGCCGGTGCGTCCCGGCGGACCGCCGATCATGATGGCGGTGATGGCGCCGGCGGGCATCTACCACTGTGCCAAGCGCGGCTTCCATATCCAAACGACGCCGTTGGCCGGCGATAACCAGCACATGCTTGACCAGGTCGACGCCTTCCGCCGCGGCAAGGCGGAGTTGGACGGCGCCGGCCGCGACCTGACGTTGTCGCTGTCGCGCGTGGCCTTCGTCGTCAACGACGAGAGCGAACGGAAAGCCAAGATTCAAGCCGCCTACGACTATTACAGCCGCTTCGACAACGTCTTCACCGGACCTGGGATCGTGAAGCACGGCATGATCGCGCCGTTGCCGCGCAAGCAGACCGTCGAGGAACTCGCCGCAAGCCTGTTGATTTGTACGCCGACGGAAATGGTCGACAAACTCGGCCGCTACGCCGAGGCGGGAATCGATCGCGTCATCCTGAACGTCAATTTCGGCGCCAGCCAGGCCGAAACGCAGGACTGCATTCAATGCTTCGCCGAGCAGGTCATGCCCCATTTCGTCGACCGCGCGAGGACGGCACCGATATTCGCGGCCGCCGAATGA
- a CDS encoding LysR family transcriptional regulator, whose translation MNITALKTFLAVVQTGNLNKAAVHLNVSQSTVTARLDSLDAVLGQRLLVRSRRGAELTKAGFAFQRHAELVVQSWDQARKAVGLPKGFSGLFSFVCPGELWDGAGSAWLDRVRDRHPDLALEAWPGDMNEVGRWLSSGLVDAALIAESLTGPGLASHRVTPDRLVQVSTVCRTVQSWDPDYIYVDLGAEFRRQHSRAWPIDETAHMTFGSSRWALDHLLEHGGSAYLPWRLSATHVRQGRLHPVEGAPEFTRALFLAWREASLTTHPWLRDAIEWI comes from the coding sequence ATGAATATCACGGCGCTCAAGACTTTCCTCGCCGTCGTCCAGACGGGAAACCTCAACAAGGCGGCCGTCCATTTGAACGTCTCGCAATCCACGGTGACGGCGCGGCTCGACTCGCTCGATGCGGTGCTTGGCCAGAGATTGTTGGTGCGCTCCCGGCGCGGCGCCGAGTTGACCAAGGCCGGCTTCGCCTTTCAACGGCATGCCGAGTTGGTCGTCCAATCGTGGGACCAGGCGCGCAAGGCCGTCGGCCTGCCCAAGGGGTTCTCGGGCCTGTTCAGTTTCGTCTGCCCGGGCGAGCTCTGGGACGGCGCCGGTTCAGCGTGGCTCGATCGGGTCCGGGACCGCCACCCCGACCTCGCGCTCGAGGCGTGGCCCGGCGACATGAACGAAGTCGGCCGCTGGCTTTCGAGCGGCCTCGTCGACGCGGCACTGATTGCCGAATCGCTTACCGGGCCGGGGCTGGCCTCGCACCGGGTCACCCCTGACCGACTGGTGCAGGTTTCGACCGTATGCCGAACCGTTCAGTCCTGGGACCCCGACTATATCTATGTCGATTTGGGCGCCGAGTTCCGCCGCCAGCATTCACGTGCCTGGCCGATCGATGAGACCGCCCACATGACGTTCGGTTCGAGCCGGTGGGCGCTCGATCATCTCTTGGAACATGGCGGGTCGGCCTATTTGCCGTGGCGGCTGAGTGCGACCCACGTGCGGCAGGGCCGACTCCATCCCGTCGAAGGGGCGCCGGAGTTTACCCGCGCCCTCTTTCTCGCCTGGCGCGAAGCGAGCCTCACCACCCATCCTTGGCTGAGGGATGCGATCGAGTGGATATGA
- a CDS encoding Rieske 2Fe-2S domain-containing protein: MVISCPHSELPLKVVLERLKESADRPFEDARPIPPEIHHSRAFLELEREAMFAREWICVGRADEIAAHGDYLTHNIAGVPIIVVRQADGSIKAFVNACAHRFTRLLSDETGSRKRFTCPYHAWTYDCAGDLIRAPYMEMKDGFDPSKHGLRRLQIEVWEGFLYVTLADHQTKTVAKSLAPLRDNVVGRYDMACYRTVMRESMTWNANWKNLIENFSESYHVPIVHRKTFARHHKKLDVYVCGEDSDHYGYHRAAQPSDERPGAAHPANKRLNGEWRRMMVDFCVFPAHLVTLMPDYLWYISVQPVGTDPMRATWGVAVPPEILADVPDTEYESWLDEFRAYMDMANGEDRPVVEGLHRGTASPMLPDGALHPIERNIWQFIRYLDRVCGGNR, translated from the coding sequence ATGGTCATCTCTTGCCCCCACTCGGAACTCCCTCTGAAGGTTGTTCTTGAACGGCTGAAGGAATCGGCCGACCGACCTTTCGAGGATGCCCGTCCCATTCCGCCCGAGATTCATCATTCTCGCGCGTTCTTGGAACTCGAGCGGGAAGCCATGTTTGCGCGAGAATGGATTTGCGTTGGGCGCGCGGATGAAATCGCGGCACATGGCGATTACCTGACCCATAATATCGCGGGTGTGCCTATCATTGTCGTTCGTCAGGCGGATGGTTCCATCAAAGCCTTCGTGAATGCTTGCGCCCACCGATTCACTCGCCTTCTCTCGGACGAAACGGGATCACGCAAACGGTTTACATGTCCCTATCACGCCTGGACCTACGATTGTGCCGGGGACCTGATTCGAGCCCCGTATATGGAGATGAAGGACGGCTTCGATCCTTCCAAACACGGCCTCCGCCGGTTGCAGATCGAAGTCTGGGAAGGCTTCCTCTACGTCACCTTGGCCGATCATCAGACCAAGACCGTGGCCAAGTCGCTGGCGCCTTTGCGCGACAATGTAGTCGGGCGCTACGACATGGCCTGCTACCGAACCGTGATGCGCGAATCCATGACCTGGAACGCCAACTGGAAGAACCTGATCGAGAACTTCAGCGAGAGCTATCACGTCCCCATCGTCCACCGGAAGACCTTCGCCCGTCACCACAAGAAATTGGATGTCTATGTCTGCGGCGAAGACAGCGACCATTACGGCTATCACCGGGCAGCGCAGCCGTCCGATGAGCGTCCCGGTGCGGCGCATCCCGCCAACAAGCGACTGAACGGCGAGTGGCGGCGAATGATGGTCGATTTCTGCGTCTTCCCGGCCCACCTGGTGACGTTGATGCCGGATTATTTATGGTACATCTCCGTGCAGCCGGTCGGCACCGATCCAATGCGCGCCACGTGGGGCGTCGCAGTCCCGCCGGAGATCCTCGCCGACGTGCCCGACACCGAGTATGAGTCCTGGCTGGATGAATTCAGGGCCTATATGGATATGGCTAATGGCGAGGACAGGCCTGTCGTCGAGGGCCTGCATCGAGGCACCGCTTCGCCGATGCTGCCCGATGGCGCGCTCCACCCGATCGAGCGTAACATTTGGCAGTTCATCCGCTATCTCGACAGAGTGTGTGGCGGGAACAGGTAA